A stretch of the Esox lucius isolate fEsoLuc1 chromosome 2, fEsoLuc1.pri, whole genome shotgun sequence genome encodes the following:
- the tnfaip8l3 gene encoding tumor necrosis factor alpha-induced protein 8-like protein 3 has translation MDSDSGEQSEGDLSPGQESFNSRSLALQAQKKILSKMATMAVANLLTDDVSSEILDELYKASREFTKSKKEAHKIVKDVIKIALKIGILYRNHQFNPDELDTVERFKKKMNQAAMTAVSFYEVEYTFDRCILSELLLECRDLLHALVEQHLTARSHARIDHVFNHFAHGEFLAELYGDQEEYRLYLRKICNGINKLLDDGTL, from the coding sequence GTCAGGAGAGTTTCAACTCCCGCTCCCTGGCCCTCCAGGCACAGAAGAAGATTCTATCCAAGATGGCGACCATGGCGGTGGCCAACCTACTGACGGATGATGTCAGCAGTGAGATTCTGGATGAGCTGTACAAGGCCAGCCGGGAGTTCACTAAGAGCAAAAAGGAGGCCCACAAGATAGTTAAAGATGTCATAAAGATTGCCCTGAAAATTGGAATCCTGTACCGCAACCACCAGTTCAACCCTGACGAACTGGACACGGTTGAACGTTTCAAGAAGAAGATGAACCAAGCAGCCATGACGGCGGTCAGCTTCTACGAGGTGGAGTACACGTTTGACCGCTGCATCCTCTCTGAGCTACTGCTGGAGTGCCGGGACCTTCTGCACGCACTGGTGGAGCAGCACCTGACCGCACGGTCGCACGCTCGCATCGACCACGTGTTCAACCACTTCGCTCATGGGGAGTTTTTGGCGGAGCTTTATGGAGACCAGGAGGAGTACAGACTCTACCTGAGGAAGATCTGCAATGGGATAAACAAACTGCTGGATGATGGAACACTTTAa